The proteins below are encoded in one region of Sphingobacterium sp. R2:
- a CDS encoding RagB/SusD family nutrient uptake outer membrane protein, whose translation MKKILKSVIAIGIASSLSSCTKILDLAPNDKISSGTMWSSETLVDQGVIGVYYSLQRPVRSDGIVGTSANIGYYAYEAFGMTGQGEYNLNNLFSSAVNPSNSYFSFQWKWLYDGVHRANDAIVHIPDAAMDQGKKNKLVAECKVLRAFFYMRLNELYGRNGLGVPIYTEPISPAEGNKGQSSEEEVWALIIKDLTDAINESALPNNQIQGEGRVSKGAAYALRGRAYLMTKKYDQAVADFAKVGESGYKLFSNYKQLFKVANERCEEMILSVQYIEEPSGYGSAVQKYTGAFQQGAKDSRGCWTDLQVTPALVNLYEEIIDGTTVRPFSWSDYIPEWNTVNALGAPNRKVFFIRDQKVNGNDVHPTVTTVINTELNKLSSTARAFYLPEGNEARLKAAYANRDPRLAYNVVTPYASFQGVNSNSTTVGMYTYRFPVTGKYYVDQSGAEPNLNSSLPSTYYTSGSANAQAEFKYIHRKFVGEGLEYARREQNPVDEPIIRYADVLLMWAEALVEMNDLSGAMAKVKQVRDRVGIPTMGSSFSDQTKARNYVRDERRRELIGEGVNFFDEMRWKTLKETKFDQKFSQHAWGGSENTGGTTYEWIGDQWYTWPVPKAEIELNKNLKPTPGWIY comes from the coding sequence ATGAAAAAAATATTAAAATCTGTCATAGCCATTGGTATAGCAAGCTCTTTATCGTCTTGTACCAAAATATTGGACCTTGCGCCAAATGACAAAATATCGTCGGGAACAATGTGGTCATCTGAAACATTGGTTGATCAAGGGGTAATAGGTGTATACTATTCGTTACAACGTCCGGTAAGAAGTGACGGAATTGTAGGTACCTCTGCCAATATTGGGTATTATGCGTATGAGGCCTTTGGTATGACTGGACAAGGAGAATATAATTTAAACAACCTTTTTTCCAGTGCCGTTAATCCAAGCAATTCCTATTTTTCATTCCAATGGAAATGGTTGTATGATGGTGTACATCGCGCTAATGATGCTATAGTTCATATACCAGATGCAGCGATGGATCAGGGAAAAAAGAATAAGCTGGTAGCTGAATGCAAAGTCTTGCGGGCATTCTTTTACATGCGGCTTAATGAACTGTATGGCCGGAATGGTTTAGGTGTTCCTATTTACACCGAGCCTATCAGTCCTGCAGAAGGTAACAAAGGACAGAGTTCAGAAGAAGAGGTTTGGGCGCTTATCATTAAGGATTTGACTGATGCAATCAATGAGAGCGCTTTGCCAAATAACCAAATTCAAGGTGAAGGACGTGTGAGTAAAGGTGCTGCTTATGCGCTACGTGGCCGTGCTTATCTTATGACCAAGAAATACGATCAGGCAGTTGCTGATTTTGCCAAAGTTGGCGAGAGCGGCTACAAACTCTTCTCAAATTATAAGCAATTATTTAAAGTTGCCAATGAACGTTGTGAAGAGATGATTTTGAGCGTTCAGTATATCGAGGAACCATCGGGATATGGTTCAGCTGTACAGAAATACACGGGGGCATTTCAACAAGGAGCAAAAGATAGTCGAGGATGTTGGACAGATTTACAAGTTACTCCAGCTTTGGTCAATTTATATGAAGAAATTATTGACGGAACTACTGTCCGTCCATTTAGTTGGTCGGATTACATTCCTGAATGGAATACAGTAAATGCTTTAGGCGCTCCCAATAGAAAAGTCTTTTTTATACGAGATCAAAAAGTTAATGGAAATGATGTTCACCCAACGGTGACCACAGTCATCAATACAGAATTAAATAAATTAAGTAGTACTGCGCGGGCGTTTTATCTACCAGAGGGGAATGAGGCACGGCTTAAAGCAGCCTACGCGAATAGAGATCCAAGGTTAGCTTATAATGTGGTCACTCCTTATGCGTCTTTCCAGGGAGTAAATAGCAATTCCACGACTGTAGGTATGTATACCTATAGATTTCCCGTCACTGGTAAGTACTATGTGGACCAATCTGGCGCTGAACCCAATTTGAATAGTAGTTTACCAAGCACTTATTATACATCAGGAAGTGCCAATGCGCAGGCTGAGTTTAAGTATATCCATCGGAAGTTTGTTGGCGAAGGGTTAGAATATGCTCGTCGTGAGCAAAATCCAGTAGACGAGCCTATTATTCGGTATGCTGATGTTTTGTTGATGTGGGCCGAGGCGTTAGTCGAGATGAATGACTTATCTGGTGCTATGGCAAAAGTAAAACAAGTCAGAGATCGAGTTGGAATTCCAACAATGGGCTCCTCTTTTTCAGATCAAACTAAAGCACGTAATTATGTACGAGACGAACGGCGTCGTGAATTAATTGGTGAAGGCGTTAACTTTTTTGATGAGATGCGTTGGAAGACGCTGAAAGAGACAAAGTTTGATCAAAAATTTTCGCAACATGCATGGGGAGGTAGTGAGAACACGGGAGGCACTACTTATGAATGGATAGGTGATCAATGGTACACCTGGCCAGTACCAAAGGCTGAAATAGAATTAAATAAAAATCTGAAACCGACACCAGGATGGATTTATTAA
- a CDS encoding DUF2264 domain-containing protein, with protein sequence MKRRSLLKLLGGAGVGALTASLPMEAKASTLDGKINFIENDRAYWLSILHKMAAPILSNISKQQWRKNMPMEVSPTFDSRDPGVGYLEAFGRLLAGMAPWLALRDDLTEEGKLRKKLREQALLGIQYGVDPKSPDYFTWRGPSSQTLVDAAHLAQAFLRAPNTLWEPLNQVTKKRVVEEFKLLRKIKPNESNWLLFAAMTETFLYSIGEECIRESIDYAVNKFDQEWYVGDGWYSDGAHFSFDHYNGYVIHCMQVESLRHNIPAGGKYKEMYERAYKRMQRYAHHLERMISPEGHYVVVGRSSTYKNAAFQPLAKVALENKLPEDISKGQVRAALTTILRHIYIDKTFAPSGWLRMGVVGDQQSNLADYYTNAGSMYVASLSFLPLGLPAEDEFWTCAPQPWTSQKCWKAEQFPKDYYVSY encoded by the coding sequence ATGAAGAGAAGATCCTTATTAAAATTGTTAGGCGGAGCTGGAGTAGGCGCATTAACGGCGTCTTTACCAATGGAAGCAAAAGCAAGCACTTTAGACGGAAAAATAAATTTTATTGAAAATGATCGGGCTTATTGGCTATCTATCTTGCATAAGATGGCAGCCCCCATATTGAGCAATATCAGTAAACAGCAATGGCGTAAAAATATGCCGATGGAGGTGAGTCCAACTTTTGATAGCAGAGATCCCGGAGTGGGATATCTGGAAGCCTTTGGACGCTTGTTGGCTGGAATGGCACCTTGGTTGGCACTACGGGATGACCTAACTGAGGAAGGAAAACTGCGAAAAAAATTGAGAGAACAGGCGCTGCTCGGTATACAGTATGGGGTAGACCCCAAATCTCCGGATTATTTTACTTGGCGAGGACCTTCCTCTCAGACTCTTGTGGATGCAGCGCATCTTGCGCAGGCTTTTTTGCGGGCCCCAAACACTTTATGGGAACCTTTAAACCAAGTGACTAAAAAAAGAGTCGTTGAAGAATTCAAATTGCTGCGCAAGATCAAACCCAATGAGAGTAATTGGCTGCTGTTTGCCGCAATGACAGAGACGTTTCTTTACAGCATAGGAGAGGAATGTATACGGGAAAGTATCGATTATGCGGTCAATAAATTTGATCAGGAATGGTATGTTGGAGATGGCTGGTATAGTGATGGTGCCCATTTTAGTTTTGATCATTACAATGGTTATGTGATCCATTGTATGCAGGTGGAGTCGCTGCGTCATAATATCCCTGCAGGTGGAAAATACAAGGAAATGTATGAGCGGGCATATAAACGCATGCAGCGTTATGCGCATCATCTCGAGCGCATGATCTCTCCGGAAGGCCATTATGTCGTTGTCGGTCGTTCGTCAACCTATAAGAATGCCGCATTCCAGCCGCTGGCAAAAGTTGCTTTGGAAAATAAGTTGCCCGAAGACATTTCGAAAGGACAGGTCAGGGCTGCATTAACCACAATACTCCGTCATATTTATATTGACAAAACCTTTGCACCTTCGGGTTGGCTGCGTATGGGAGTCGTAGGTGACCAACAATCCAATCTTGCAGATTACTATACAAATGCGGGTTCTATGTATGTGGCCTCCCTGTCCTTCTTGCCCTTGGGATTACCAGCAGAAGATGAGTTCTGGACCTGCGCTCCACAACCATGGACTTCCCAAAAATGCTGGAAGGCAGAGCAATTTCCCAAAGACTATTATGTAAGTTATTAA
- a CDS encoding glycoside hydrolase family 88 protein → MKIQHYITGALIIGLGMQGISCSSQRNLTAVKLGLDKEFVRSNLEDAHKQIAYLAASIGESDMPTTYKDGKYVNWGSSWWCSGFYPGTVLYLYEYTKDGKLLTEAKSKLKQLQKEKYNKGTHDLGFMLYCSFGNALRLTGDSASYKEILSTGAASLATRFHEATKTIRSWDGGKNWDGQPWTYPVIIDNMMNLEFLTEVSKMTGDQRYRDIAVQHANTTMVNHYRKDYSSYHVVDYNPQDGSIISRKTAQGAFDASAWARGQSWGLYGYTMMYRETGDRRYLEHARHIAQFYLNHPNLPKDLIPYWDMDQNKLTPDSKYYSQKDLRDVSTASVTASALLELAQYITGSESQLYISKAEQMLRSLSAKPYKADFKEAGGYILKHSVGSIPHKTEVDVPLTYADYYYVEALVRYDRLLRGEKVIKP, encoded by the coding sequence ATGAAGATACAACACTATATTACGGGAGCTTTGATAATTGGGCTAGGAATGCAGGGAATCTCCTGTTCCAGTCAGCGAAACCTGACAGCGGTGAAATTGGGGCTCGATAAAGAATTTGTCCGCTCCAATTTAGAAGATGCACACAAGCAAATCGCCTACCTTGCCGCATCGATTGGTGAATCGGATATGCCTACAACCTATAAAGATGGCAAATATGTCAATTGGGGTTCGAGCTGGTGGTGTTCTGGGTTCTATCCCGGCACCGTGCTCTATCTATATGAGTATACAAAGGATGGGAAACTTTTGACGGAAGCTAAAAGTAAATTGAAGCAACTGCAGAAAGAAAAATATAACAAAGGAACACATGATTTGGGCTTCATGCTGTATTGTAGCTTTGGGAATGCATTACGCTTGACCGGTGATTCGGCGTCCTATAAAGAAATTTTAAGCACTGGTGCAGCGTCGTTGGCAACGCGCTTCCATGAAGCAACGAAAACGATTCGTTCATGGGACGGCGGAAAAAACTGGGATGGCCAGCCTTGGACTTATCCGGTGATCATCGACAACATGATGAATTTGGAATTTCTGACGGAAGTTTCCAAAATGACAGGTGACCAGCGTTATCGTGATATTGCGGTGCAGCATGCCAATACAACGATGGTCAACCATTACCGAAAAGATTATAGTTCCTACCATGTCGTGGATTACAATCCGCAAGATGGAAGTATTATTTCGAGAAAGACTGCGCAAGGAGCTTTTGACGCGTCTGCATGGGCCAGAGGGCAATCCTGGGGGCTTTATGGTTATACGATGATGTACCGCGAGACGGGAGACAGGAGATATTTGGAGCATGCTAGGCATATTGCACAGTTTTACCTGAATCATCCCAATCTTCCAAAAGATCTGATACCTTATTGGGATATGGACCAGAACAAGCTTACTCCAGATAGTAAATATTATAGCCAGAAAGACCTTCGTGATGTATCGACCGCTTCGGTGACAGCGTCGGCTTTGCTGGAACTGGCACAATACATAACAGGTAGTGAAAGCCAGCTGTATATCTCAAAGGCTGAACAAATGCTGCGGTCGCTTTCTGCTAAACCTTATAAAGCAGATTTCAAAGAAGCGGGGGGATATATTTTAAAACATAGTGTCGGTTCTATCCCGCATAAAACAGAAGTTGATGTTCCGTTAACCTATGCGGATTACTATTATGTAGAGGCATTGGTGCGGTATGACCGATTGCTCCGTGGAGAGAAGGTTATCAAGCCCTGA
- a CDS encoding SusC/RagA family TonB-linked outer membrane protein, with protein MAKFYKVGLSAMMLFTVGASMAQQKISITGRITDSQGAPLAGVTIREKGGSVSTSTNEAGQYTLAASENATILISYIGYQDQEINPKGRSIINVTLERSTSALDEVVVVGYGTQKKVNLTGSVATVGADKLTNRPIMNLAAALGGTAPGIRVTQGNGNPGSESVSIRVRGTGSFNNNDPLILVDGAVADMVPLNTDDIESISILKDAASAAIYGSRAANGVILVTTKKGRKGEAPKITFNALYAREKAQTDLKFMSSTADWMELHNIAKVNANPTSTSPDYTLSTIEDWRKANADPNGIYTNPITGNSIPNWLAYPNTDWAQVLFQPQYYQRYGVSVTGGSDKSSYLLSAGYQNNPGTLANTGMKRFNIRTNLETKIADRITFGTQTYATKEYKQPGSTSMTYLLQAFPGMTPIYQGKYGSSEDPNTTNKDNILQQVASNGGENNFTRINSTWYANADLWKGIVAEARFNYSEYMREDENYSQNLPRYSFRESFEKPKEGIGNLDQATTYRYAYKSSSYTANALLRYAHTFGKHDVGGLVGYEQYYSKTSGFNATKRGLLDWDVTDITSGATMESIGGDAKAENAMISYFGRVNYAYDGKYLFEGNFRSDASSKFAPGHRTGFFPSFSAGWVISNERFFDPAKTTVNYLKLRGSYGTLGNTISGNYDWQTLYQKVNNVFNESVANGVIQQTIQNLSLSWEKLTTYNLGLEASFLDRRLSVEADMYSRKTSDILTAAIIYLTMGNINAPMSNTASMNNKGIELNLGWNDKIGDLRYGVSGNISYNMNRVSGFKGTLKYEQDPSTLDIWGNPTWRYTNLADVSTGGNERRVEQHMLDEWFLRRPYAGTGTYIKSDGSVDPNGGPTDGMIRTKADLEWVKSMIAANYSFNNNTVGPGAANIWYGQMLMADANGDGKYGNDDDREFTGKSSVAKFVFGLNLTAAYKGFDLNMLLAGRVGSYHYINERGSNGSILANTGDQLPADAWTKYYSYDAVRANSDYDNYDPATDPNANINGKYPRLLSSSSIMQANTFYLYNTSYLKLKSLQLGYTFPKKWINQAKMKDLRVFVTGENLLTFKHKDFPGVDPELGGSLIVYPIAKLYSAGVSVTF; from the coding sequence ATGGCAAAGTTTTACAAAGTTGGACTGTCTGCTATGATGCTGTTTACTGTGGGTGCGAGTATGGCACAGCAGAAAATTTCGATTACGGGGCGGATTACAGACAGTCAAGGAGCACCTTTAGCGGGTGTAACGATTCGGGAGAAGGGTGGAAGTGTTTCTACTTCGACAAATGAGGCGGGTCAATATACCCTCGCTGCTTCAGAAAATGCTACAATCCTGATATCATACATAGGATATCAGGATCAGGAAATCAATCCTAAAGGACGTTCAATCATTAATGTTACGCTAGAAAGAAGTACTTCGGCGCTTGATGAGGTTGTCGTTGTAGGTTATGGCACACAGAAAAAAGTCAATTTGACAGGATCTGTCGCTACCGTTGGTGCAGATAAGCTTACCAATAGGCCAATTATGAACCTTGCCGCGGCTTTAGGTGGAACTGCTCCTGGTATACGAGTTACACAAGGAAATGGAAATCCTGGTAGTGAATCCGTTTCTATTCGAGTGCGTGGTACGGGATCATTTAATAATAATGATCCACTAATTCTCGTTGATGGCGCTGTGGCCGATATGGTTCCATTAAATACAGATGATATCGAGAGCATTTCTATTTTGAAAGATGCGGCTTCGGCAGCAATTTATGGATCTCGTGCCGCTAATGGCGTCATTCTCGTGACTACTAAAAAAGGACGGAAAGGTGAAGCGCCTAAAATAACATTCAATGCATTGTATGCACGTGAGAAAGCGCAGACTGATTTGAAATTTATGTCGAGTACAGCTGATTGGATGGAACTACACAACATCGCTAAGGTGAATGCTAATCCGACTTCGACATCTCCTGATTATACACTTTCAACGATTGAAGACTGGCGCAAAGCAAATGCTGATCCTAATGGTATTTATACTAATCCGATTACCGGGAATAGCATTCCTAATTGGTTGGCATATCCAAACACAGACTGGGCTCAGGTTCTCTTCCAGCCCCAATATTATCAGCGATATGGTGTTTCAGTAACTGGAGGTAGTGATAAATCTTCTTATCTCCTGTCAGCAGGGTATCAAAATAATCCTGGAACGTTGGCAAATACTGGAATGAAAAGATTCAACATTCGGACCAACTTAGAAACAAAAATTGCGGATAGAATTACTTTTGGAACACAAACTTATGCAACGAAGGAGTATAAGCAGCCCGGTAGCACTTCAATGACCTATTTGCTTCAGGCTTTTCCTGGAATGACACCAATTTATCAGGGGAAATATGGCTCAAGTGAAGATCCCAACACAACAAATAAGGATAATATTCTCCAACAGGTGGCTTCGAATGGTGGGGAAAACAACTTCACACGTATCAATAGCACATGGTATGCTAACGCGGATCTTTGGAAAGGAATTGTCGCGGAAGCACGGTTTAACTACAGTGAATATATGCGTGAGGATGAAAATTATTCCCAAAACTTGCCGAGATATAGTTTTAGAGAAAGCTTTGAGAAGCCTAAAGAGGGGATAGGGAATTTAGACCAGGCAACGACATATAGATACGCTTATAAATCTTCCAGTTATACAGCGAATGCATTATTGCGTTACGCGCATACTTTTGGGAAACATGATGTTGGCGGATTAGTAGGATACGAGCAATATTATTCAAAGACAAGTGGGTTTAACGCTACAAAAAGGGGCTTATTAGACTGGGACGTAACGGATATAACTTCAGGTGCGACAATGGAATCAATTGGAGGTGACGCTAAAGCGGAGAACGCAATGATTTCTTATTTTGGCCGTGTAAACTATGCCTATGATGGTAAATATTTGTTCGAAGGAAACTTTCGTTCGGACGCGTCATCTAAGTTTGCTCCAGGACATCGCACAGGATTTTTTCCTTCTTTCTCAGCAGGTTGGGTAATCAGTAACGAACGTTTTTTTGACCCAGCCAAAACAACGGTTAATTACTTAAAGCTTAGAGGGTCCTATGGAACCTTAGGGAATACAATAAGTGGGAATTACGATTGGCAGACTCTTTATCAAAAAGTGAATAATGTATTTAACGAGTCGGTTGCGAATGGGGTTATTCAGCAAACTATCCAAAATCTTAGTTTATCATGGGAAAAACTGACCACCTATAATTTGGGGTTAGAGGCCAGTTTCTTAGATCGTCGTTTGAGTGTCGAGGCCGATATGTATTCTCGAAAGACTTCTGATATCTTAACGGCAGCGATTATTTATTTGACAATGGGTAATATCAATGCCCCGATGTCCAATACTGCTTCAATGAATAATAAAGGGATAGAGCTTAATCTGGGATGGAACGACAAAATCGGAGATTTGAGGTATGGAGTTAGTGGTAATATTTCTTACAACATGAACAGAGTCTCCGGATTTAAAGGAACATTAAAGTATGAACAAGATCCATCCACCCTCGATATTTGGGGTAATCCGACTTGGCGCTATACGAATTTAGCCGATGTATCTACAGGAGGAAACGAACGTCGTGTGGAACAACATATGCTTGACGAGTGGTTTCTAAGAAGGCCTTATGCGGGAACTGGAACCTATATAAAATCTGACGGAAGTGTAGATCCCAATGGAGGGCCAACAGATGGGATGATTCGTACCAAAGCCGACCTGGAATGGGTAAAATCCATGATTGCTGCAAATTATTCTTTCAATAACAATACAGTGGGCCCGGGAGCAGCAAACATTTGGTATGGACAAATGCTTATGGCAGATGCGAATGGTGATGGTAAGTACGGTAATGATGATGACCGTGAATTCACCGGAAAGTCTTCTGTTGCCAAATTTGTGTTTGGCTTAAATCTGACAGCCGCATACAAAGGATTTGATCTAAATATGTTATTGGCTGGTCGGGTTGGCTCTTATCATTATATTAATGAGCGTGGATCAAATGGATCGATATTGGCGAATACAGGTGACCAATTGCCAGCAGACGCTTGGACAAAATACTATTCCTATGATGCCGTAAGAGCAAATAGCGATTATGATAATTATGATCCTGCTACGGATCCAAATGCAAATATCAATGGTAAATACCCACGTTTGCTTTCTTCAAGTTCAATCATGCAGGCTAATACATTCTATTTGTACAATACCTCGTATTTAAAGTTAAAGTCTCTGCAGTTAGGCTATACATTTCCTAAAAAATGGATTAATCAAGCTAAAATGAAAGACTTAAGGGTATTTGTAACAGGAGAAAACCTGTTGACTTTTAAACATAAAGATTTTCCGGGAGTGGATCCGGAACTGGGCGGTTCATTGATTGTTTATCCCATCGCGAAGCTATATTCCGCTGGGGTATCGGTAACTTTTTAA
- a CDS encoding helix-turn-helix transcriptional regulator: MTDIQKRFDRILAIYMHLQAKPVVTAGALAERYEVSQRTIYRDIRSLMQAGVPIYGEAGSGYSLVEGYKMPPLQFTKEEALSFVAAEKLVEKYTDRNLAHHFATALLKMKAILRGNEKEQVALVGDKFLVRGGRHQFNEKLTHGTNILIESIAAKKCVEIYYTKPSDKNPEKREIEAVGIFVESKFWYILAFCKLRKDYRQFRLDRINNIRMLTDDFGKEHPELSFFLNKRHEDPTTKVVVRVDKEMARYMEWDRHYFGFQQEVIADDYVEMHFECVNMESGFARWYLMFADKGNIIEPESLKGVVKRLLSSALEQLNQDKVQAGFSCIEEGKNTC, translated from the coding sequence ATGACGGATATCCAGAAAAGATTTGATCGTATACTCGCTATTTATATGCATCTACAGGCCAAACCTGTTGTGACAGCGGGGGCTTTGGCAGAACGCTATGAAGTGAGCCAGCGTACGATTTACCGTGATATCCGCTCTTTGATGCAGGCTGGAGTCCCCATCTATGGTGAAGCCGGAAGCGGATACTCTTTAGTGGAGGGGTATAAGATGCCGCCCCTGCAATTTACAAAAGAAGAGGCATTAAGTTTTGTCGCAGCGGAGAAACTGGTTGAAAAATATACGGATCGCAACCTAGCCCATCATTTTGCCACAGCATTGCTTAAAATGAAGGCGATACTGAGGGGTAACGAAAAAGAGCAAGTTGCCTTAGTAGGAGATAAATTTCTTGTGCGGGGTGGGCGACACCAGTTCAACGAAAAGTTAACGCATGGTACCAACATATTGATCGAAAGTATCGCTGCAAAGAAGTGCGTAGAAATTTATTACACCAAACCTTCGGACAAAAATCCTGAGAAAAGGGAAATTGAAGCTGTTGGTATCTTTGTTGAAAGTAAATTCTGGTATATCCTCGCATTCTGTAAACTACGAAAGGATTATAGGCAATTTCGATTGGACCGTATAAATAATATCCGAATGCTTACAGATGATTTTGGGAAAGAACATCCTGAGCTATCTTTCTTTCTCAACAAACGACATGAAGATCCGACAACTAAAGTCGTGGTACGGGTGGATAAAGAAATGGCAAGGTATATGGAATGGGACCGTCATTATTTCGGCTTCCAGCAGGAAGTGATTGCTGACGATTATGTTGAAATGCATTTCGAATGTGTAAATATGGAAAGTGGGTTTGCGCGTTGGTATTTGATGTTTGCTGACAAAGGAAATATTATCGAGCCCGAGTCGTTGAAAGGAGTGGTAAAACGATTGCTGTCATCAGCATTAGAACAGCTTAATCAAGACAAGGTGCAGGCAGGCTTCAGCTGTATTGAAGAGGGCAAGAATACTTGCTAG